The DNA window CGCGAACTCCTCGTCGAGATGCTCGCGCATGGAGTCGAATCGGCGTTCGGCTGCGTCGACCAGAAACGATCCGTGATGTCCGATCATCGTGAAGACCGGCATATCGTGCGTGGTTCCCAGTTCGATGAGCTGCAGAGACAACGACATTCGACGCTCGGGATCGAGGTCGGCACCGACGAGGTTCCACAGTGCATTCGTCGCCAGCCCGAGTACCTCCGGGTTCGACAGTGTGCGTGCCAGCGCGTACGCCTCCTCGGCCGCCTCCATCGCGCGCTCGTCCACTTCCCCACGGATCTCGTCGACGAGGGCGCACAACAGTCGGCACCGGGAGTCCTCGTCGATCTCGAACGTGAGGGCGCGCTCGATCAACGAGGCGAGTTCGGCGTCGTACATGCCGTATTCGCGTTTGAGCCAGGTCGTTGGAAGCTCTCCGGCGGTCAGCGTGCGGATCAGGAGATCGGCGCGGCCGGTGCGCTCGGCTATCGACACCGCTTGCCGACGGGACTCGGCCGCTCCAATGCTCGATCCGGCGGCAACCTGGGCAGATGTCTTTCTCGCCAACAGTTCGACCTGCTCGTCGACGGAACCACCATCGAGCCTGCTCCAGGCAGCGAGGGCGTCGGAGTACAGCAGCGCGGCAGATGCGTGCGCGAATCGATCGTCGGCTTCGGTGGCAGCTGCGACCGCGAAGGCGAGGGCTTTGCGTGAGTGTGCGTCGCCGTGCAGTTGTCCGTAGTGCAGTGCAAGTGCCGAAAAGTCCTGTGGTGAACGTTGTTCGAGTGCCCCCGCGATCTGTGCGTGCCACCGGCGGCGACGCATCGAAGTCAGGTCGGAATACAGCGTGTCGCGGACGAGGACGTGCGTGAACCGAAGCCTGGACGGATCGGTGTCGTCGAGCAGCCCGGCTACGACGCCGGATTCGAGTGCGTCCAGCGCGGTGTCGGTGTCGAGTTGCGCGACGGTCAGCAGAACCTCGAGGTCGGCTTCCCGCCCGAACACCGACGCGAGGCGCATCATCGAGATCGTCAGTTCGGGGAGTCGGGCAAAGCGTCGGCGCAGCACGTCGCGCACACCCTCGGGCACCTCGGATGTTGCGACCACGTCTCCCTCGCTGCTGAGCAACAGCGCACTTTCTCTGAGGTAGAACGGGTTTCCGGCTGTCCGCTCGGTGAGGATGCGCATCGTGCTTCGTGCCGGTGTCAGACCGGACACGGACTGCACGAGTTCGGCGGCCTCGTCGTCGGTCAGGCCTGTGAGCCGAAGTCGCACTGGTGACAGCGGAGCCAGTGCCGCCAGCATGGCCTCATGGTCCGGTCCGAGTTCGTCGGGACGGTACGCGCCGAGAATGCGCAGTGACGGCCCGGACGCGCGCGCGAGTGCGACCAGCAGCGCAAGCGTCTCCGGGTCCGCGCGGTGCAGGTCGTCGAGTATCACCGTGACGGGGGTGACAGCGGTGACGCCGGTCAAATAGTCGACGACGGCTCGAAGTAGGCGGAATCGATTGCCCGGCTGCGTCACTGCAGTGTCAGTGAGAAGGGGTGCAAGCTTCTCGGCATGGACTCCGATGTCGTGATCGGCTGCGGCACGACGCAGTATCTCCGTCCACGCCCAGGCCGGTGGGGCGCCGTCGGCCTCGGGGCAGTGTCCGAGCAAGCACGTCCAACCGATGGGTTCGAGCGCCGATATCGAGGCTGCAAGCAGCGCGCTCTTGCCCGAACCGGCCTCCCCTGCAACCAGAACGATCGACGACGCGTGGTCGGTCAGTCGGCGAAGCTCGTCGGTGCGACCGAAGAACGTCTCTCTGTCGGCCACAGGTGCAGGCGTTTCGACGACGGCAGTGCTGTCGGATCGACTCGTGCCGGGCGTCGCTACTCGGTGTGCCAGGACCGCTGCTTCGAGCTCGATCAGGGCGGGACCAGGATCGAGGCCGAGCTCATCGCCGAGTATCGAGCGGGCCTGTCGTAGTGCGGCGAGGGCGTCGGCTTGCCTGCCGCTCGAGTACAGCGCGAGCGCGAGCAAGCGCCAACTCTCCTCGCGCAGGGGATGCTCGCGCGTCAGGGTCGCAGCGTCCAGTGCAGCGTCGGAAGCGTTGCCGCACTGCAGTGTTGCTGCGACGAGACGCTCCCTGGCGATGGTTCGCAGTTCGTTCAAGCGTGCGATCTCGGCTTCCGCCCACGGCTCACCGGCCACCTCGGCGTACGCGTCACCGCGCCACAGAGCGAGCGCATCGGCGAGAATGCGTCGCCGGATCGATGGCTCTCGGCCGTCGGCGTCGCGGATCGATGCATCGAAATGCCAGGCGTCGACGGACTCGGTCGGCAAGCGGATCGCGTACCCCGGCGCCTTGCTGACCAGGATCGAGGACGGGGTGCGAGGGGCGCGATCGGGTTCCAAAGCCCGGCGAAGGTTGGAGATGTACGCCTGCAGCGCACCGATCGCTCGCGGGGGAGGTTCCCCGTTCCACAGGTCATCGGTGAGCCGGTCGACGGACACGATGTCACCGCGAGCGATGAGCAGAATTGCGAGCACCGCTCGTTGCCGGGGGCCTCCGAGGTTGATCTGCCCGGCCGATCCCTCCGCACTCGTCTCCCCGAGCACCGTCACCTGCACGCGAACAGCGTAGAGCAGTTAGCGGGCTCCAAGTGAACTACTAGTGTGCCGCGCGAGCGTACTCATCATGACTACTACCCAGCCCAACACCGACAACATGGTCATCATCCACCAATGCTTCCGAGACCGATTCGCGGCAATCCCGCCG is part of the Rhodococcus sovatensis genome and encodes:
- a CDS encoding BTAD domain-containing putative transcriptional regulator yields the protein MQVTVLGETSAEGSAGQINLGGPRQRAVLAILLIARGDIVSVDRLTDDLWNGEPPPRAIGALQAYISNLRRALEPDRAPRTPSSILVSKAPGYAIRLPTESVDAWHFDASIRDADGREPSIRRRILADALALWRGDAYAEVAGEPWAEAEIARLNELRTIARERLVAATLQCGNASDAALDAATLTREHPLREESWRLLALALYSSGRQADALAALRQARSILGDELGLDPGPALIELEAAVLAHRVATPGTSRSDSTAVVETPAPVADRETFFGRTDELRRLTDHASSIVLVAGEAGSGKSALLAASISALEPIGWTCLLGHCPEADGAPPAWAWTEILRRAAADHDIGVHAEKLAPLLTDTAVTQPGNRFRLLRAVVDYLTGVTAVTPVTVILDDLHRADPETLALLVALARASGPSLRILGAYRPDELGPDHEAMLAALAPLSPVRLRLTGLTDDEAAELVQSVSGLTPARSTMRILTERTAGNPFYLRESALLLSSEGDVVATSEVPEGVRDVLRRRFARLPELTISMMRLASVFGREADLEVLLTVAQLDTDTALDALESGVVAGLLDDTDPSRLRFTHVLVRDTLYSDLTSMRRRRWHAQIAGALEQRSPQDFSALALHYGQLHGDAHSRKALAFAVAAATEADDRFAHASAALLYSDALAAWSRLDGGSVDEQVELLARKTSAQVAAGSSIGAAESRRQAVSIAERTGRADLLIRTLTAGELPTTWLKREYGMYDAELASLIERALTFEIDEDSRCRLLCALVDEIRGEVDERAMEAAEEAYALARTLSNPEVLGLATNALWNLVGADLDPERRMSLSLQLIELGTTHDMPVFTMIGHHGSFLVDAAERRFDSMREHLDEEFALAERYSWQQSLATCLLSRGMLAHAAGDIDAAHRHFDAGGTALRSSVAVNAEVIHALAYVTTAVSSGTLGAFEAGLRTLYSQYPAVAADLLALALAELGRVGEAVEIRRAAGPIRHDFFESLFLAIRGMAVLETGELDEAAAVAQSLSRFTGQLAGIATGTYVVGPVDTVLAQLAAALGDTERAADYQVAALELARAWGNPHWILTATRKPQEHSK